A single region of the Gossypium arboreum isolate Shixiya-1 chromosome 12, ASM2569848v2, whole genome shotgun sequence genome encodes:
- the LOC108479936 gene encoding E3 ubiquitin-protein ligase RING1-like yields MSFVGEVSSGGGGASTVGVNNKQFFCYQCNRTVSITISPSSDPSCPLCNDGFLEEYENPNLNPGSAFHNPNPNFNPFSDPYLTMSDPVSSFLQLLFPSSSSSSPASVGSTRSGSGDPFSFDPFAFIQGHLSDLRSRGAQIEFVIQNNPSEPGFRLPVNIGDYFIGPGLEQLIQQLAENDPNRYGTPPASKSAMDTLPSVKISKHNLSSEFNQCAVCMDEFEDGTEAKQMPCKHLYHKDCIFPWLELHNSCPVCRHELPTDDPDYERRVRGAHGTAGGNDGSSSGLADNAQRSAGDNRTVERSFRISLPWPFRARGSGSGSGDNAETRQEDLD; encoded by the coding sequence ATGTCGTTCGTCGGGGAAGTCAGCAGCGGCGGCGGCGGCGCTAGCACCGTCGGCGTAAACAATAAGCAGTTCTTTTGCTACCAATGCAACCGTACCGTCAGTATAACTATCTCTCCTTCATCTGATCCCTCTTGTCCCTTATGCAACGATGGATTTCTCGAAGAATACGAAAACCCTAACCTTAATCCAGGATCCGCCTTCCATAACCCGAACCCGAACTTTAACCCATTCTCTGACCCCTATTTAACGATGTCGGATCCTGTCTCCTCCTTCCTCCAGCTCCTTTTTCCTTCCTCCTCTTCATCATCCCCTGCTTCCGTCGGGTCGACCCGTTCTGGCAGTGGCGACCCGTTCTCTTTCGATCCATTTGCCTTCATTCAAGGTCATCTCAGCGATCTACGTTCACGCGGGGCGCAAATCGAGTTCGTGATCCAAAACAATCCGTCCGAGCCGGGCTTTCGGCTTCCGGTGAACATCGGTGATTATTTCATCGGACCGGGCCTCGAGCAACTAATCCAGCAGCTGGCCGAAAACGACCCTAACCGGTACGGAACCCCACCAGCATCGAAATCAGCCATGGACACGCTACCTTCGGTGAAGATTTCGAAGCATAACTTGAGTTCGGAGTTCAACCAGTGCGCAGTTTGCATGGACGAGTTCGAGGATGGAACTGAAGCAAAACAGATGCCCTGCAAGCATCTTTATCATAAGGATTGCATATTTCCGTGGCTAGAATTGCATAATTCTTGCCCTGTGTGTCGTCACGAGTTGCCTACAGATGATCCTGATTATGAGAGGAGGGTTCGTGGGGCACATGGGACTGCTGGTGGCAATGATGGTAGTAGTAGTGGTCTTGCCGATAATGCGCAGAGGTCTGCCGGGGATAATCGAACGGTGGAGAGGAGTTTCAGGATATCGCTTCCTTGGCCATTTAGGGCTCGTGGGTCGGGTTCAGGATCAGGCGATAATGCGGAGACCAGGCAAGAAGATCTGGATTGA